In a single window of the Lasioglossum baleicum unplaced genomic scaffold, iyLasBale1 scaffold0211, whole genome shotgun sequence genome:
- the LOC143220125 gene encoding ftsZ-localized protein A-like, with amino-acid sequence MLHIKKNCVTRCDLVYENPWEKRNEFMEINPAGQVPVLIDNNFVIADSNAICEYIEETYNSDVKLLGSFTKSKIRALINWFDNKFYNEVTKYIMNEKVITNRSPDSRFLHAAQHNLPCHMEYIEHLINKNVWLATDKFTLADIALASHISVMDYLESI; translated from the exons ATGCTTCATATAAAAAAGAACTGCGTGACAC gctGCGATCTAGTGTATGAAAATCCGTGGGAAAAACGGAATGAATTTATGGAGATCAATCCAGCTGGGCAAGTACCAGTATTAATAGATAATAACTTTGTAATAGCGGATAGTAATGCCATTTGTGAATATATAGAAGAGACTTACAATAGCGACGTCAAATTACTTGGTTCATTCACGAAGTCTAAAATACGCGCTTTAATCAATTGGTTCGACAACAAATTTTACAATGAAGTTACTAAGTATATTATGAATGAAAAAGTAATTACTAACCGCAGCCCCGACTCTAGATTTCTTCATGCAGCTCAGCATAACCTGCCTTGCCATATGGAATACATCGAACACTTAATTAACAAGAACGTTTGGCTTGCAACTGATAAGTTCACTTTGGCTGATATTGCTTTAGCATCGCATATTTCCGTAATGGATTAT TTGGAATCAATATAg
- the LOC143220124 gene encoding E3 SUMO-protein ligase ZBED1-like, with product MWGLRDPDFRFFAQFSTIRRFLNQCIQLSLPGSTDCIVKSQCRRFICSQCKPAIYMFSLPFANGNQQPDKKGKHYIMKSWVWKHCKKSTDGKSAICEICDTELQTYGSTTTLIDHLMKIHSIECPSSRKRQRTEVTRSAEDGSVISIDSPSGSGSGSSTQEDIVLDVDMDTLPTKRARPTITNSNSKSGFIKKERAEIITQAIAKLIAVNRLPYNFVSSCGFQEFMKKLEPNYNCPCGQTILRRLRIMEDEVRNKIENQLAKVSFVALDTDCWTSIAQEGYINVNAHIIDDQWKQQIMTICIEELEERHTAENLADCLQNVAVKFGIEEKIVAITNDSASNIVSAVNRLPNVEFDVTCAAHKIHSAIQNAFQKGDVSCVLAKASKIVSHFRHSVLASKSLETKQEQLNLPKLKLIQSVRTRWNTDLKMSERLVENRSAIINVLADRNITNQRQAQALEMLESEWKVLEVIIELLKPLEFATTILSGGTLSMVNPIVRAIINNHLIPTKDKYCSSLLGDLSGPDSK from the exons atgtggggtctcaGAGACCCCGACTTCAGATTTTTTGCACAGTTTAGCACAATTAGAAGGTTCCTCAACCAATGCATTCAACTTAGCCTCCCGGGATCAACAGACTGTATCGTAAAGTCCCAGTGCCGAAGGTTTAT TTGTTCGCAGTGCAAACCCGCTATTTATATGTTTTCGTTGCCATTCGCGAACGGAAATCAACAACCAG ATAAGAAAG GCAAACATTACATAATGAAAAGCTGGGTGTGGAAACATTGTAAAAAGTCTACCGATGGAAAATCTGCAATATGTGAAATCTGTGATACAGAGCTTCAGACATATGGATCTACTACAACGCTGATCGATCATTTAATGAAGATCCATTCAATAGAGTGTCCTAGTAGCAGAAAACGTCAACGCACAGAAGTTACAAG ATCAGCAGAAGATGGATCGGTCATATCAATAGATTCACCATCGGGATCGGGATCGGGATCTTCTACTCAAGAAGATATTGTATTGGATGTGGATATGGATACGTTACCCACTAAGCGAGCTCGTCCAACAATaactaattcaaattcaaaatccgggTTCATTAAGAAAGAACGCGCTGAAATCATTACAcaagctattgcaaaattaataGCTGTTAATAGACTACCCTATAATTTTGTATCTAGCTGTGGATTTCaagaatttatgaaaaaattagaaCCAAATTACAACTGTCCATGCGGGCAAACAATACTTCGTCGGTTACGAATTATGGAGGATGAagtacgaaataaaattgaaaatcaatTAGCAAAAGTATCTTTTGTTGCCCTCGACACCGATTGCTGGACCTCGATAGCTCAAGAAGGGTATATAAATGTTAATGCCCACATTATCGATGACCAATGGAAACAGCAGATTATGACTATTTGTATAGAAGAGCTCGAAGAACGCCATACAGCCGAAAACTTGGCAGATTGCTTACAAAATGTGGCTGTTAAATTTGGCATAGAAGAAAAAATAGTTGCGATAACTAATGACAGTGCAAGCAACATTGTATCGGCAGTAAATCGTTTGCCTAACGTAGAATTTGATGTCACTTGTGCTGCTCATAAAATCCATTCGGCAATACAAAATGCATTTCAAAAAGGAGATGTTTCTTGCGTTCTTGCAAAAGCAAGTAAAATTGTTTCACATTTTCGACACTCTGTATTGGCTTCAAAAAGTTTGGAAACAAAGCAGGAGCAATTAAACTTgccgaaattaaaattgatacaAAGTGTTCGAACTCGGTGGAATACGGACTTAAAAATGTCTGAAAGACTTGTAGAAAACCGTAGCGCTATCATAAATGTACTCGCCGATAGAAATATCACAAACCAGAGACAGGCTCAAGCTTTAGAGATGCTGGAAAGTGAGTGGAAAGTATTGGAAGTAATAATAGAACTTTTAAAACCACTCGAATTTGCTACCACAATTTTATCAGGAGGAACACTTTCAATGGTAAATCCAATTGTGCGAGCCATAATCAATAATCATTTAATTCCTACAAAGGATAAATACTGTAGTAGTCTTCTAGGAGATTTGTCAGGACCAGATAGTAAATAG